The Methanofervidicoccus sp. A16 genome has a segment encoding these proteins:
- a CDS encoding 50S ribosomal protein L14e yields the protein MAAIEVGRVCVKTMGKEAGKICVIVDVIDKNFVLVDGNVKRRRCNIKHIEPTEKKVDIKKGASTEEVKLALDAAGLLK from the coding sequence GTATGTGTTAAAACAATGGGAAAAGAGGCAGGAAAAATCTGCGTTATAGTAGATGTAATAGATAAAAACTTTGTACTAGTAGATGGAAATGTCAAAAGGAGAAGATGTAATATAAAACACATAGAGCCAACTGAGAAGAAGGTAGATATCAAAAAAGGAGCCTCAACTGAAGAGGTTAAATTGGCATTGGATGCAGCAGGTCTTCTTAAATAA
- a CDS encoding methyl-accepting chemotaxis protein, which yields MKLSNMSVKTRLCISMALLIIIFLSIAAFAIVMSKDIIKDGRIVGVAGKQRTLVVNTAKYALMVSMGHLEYKEKMMKSAEEFDKTLKDLINGNPERGIPPAPENIKQQLLKVKELWDPFYEKVKIIYTKNPSDPEFKEALEYIKDHNMEIFAEMHKAVGMYTEEIEKEMSLLDNMLTMGGIAGLLIAVVSIVFIRRTVIRHLEELDRITDEMANRNYNVEPKVRFYNDEIGKIYNNILKVLNNLREDMEKEMEKEEKLRNLFDRISEVMNSLANGDFTVRMKEVGEFKLIGDTINKAVENVAQLIKDLRDHIDRLNDEIDRLKEEAEKAKEISDQVADAASQVATAATDQSTKLQDISQELEDTTRLIENTAQSAEEGVKAAEEVSNYSEEGVKKVENAITTMQNIANVIDELGKAIQELGEESKKINEITVLIKDIAEQTGLLALNASIEAARAGEAGRGFAVVASEIKSLAEEIGKSVDDIKRTISEIQSKIEKTVDLGLTGKDEVDKGVIAIDEVNSAFLKIKDGAYTALEKINVIKEHAEESNNNIHSALRNVQDIASISEEFAATAEELTASAEEQNGVVEEVSKAIEELARISEEVSENVSKFRV from the coding sequence ATGAAACTCAGCAATATGTCTGTAAAAACAAGACTATGCATCAGCATGGCTCTATTAATTATCATCTTTCTAAGTATTGCTGCTTTTGCTATTGTAATGAGTAAAGACATAATAAAAGATGGGAGGATTGTAGGTGTTGCAGGAAAGCAGAGAACGTTAGTAGTAAATACAGCGAAATATGCACTTATGGTTAGTATGGGACATTTAGAATATAAAGAAAAAATGATGAAAAGTGCAGAGGAGTTTGATAAGACCCTAAAGGATCTAATTAACGGCAACCCTGAGAGAGGAATTCCTCCCGCTCCAGAAAATATCAAACAACAGTTACTTAAAGTTAAAGAACTCTGGGATCCATTCTATGAGAAGGTTAAAATAATCTACACAAAGAATCCTAGTGATCCAGAGTTTAAGGAGGCATTGGAATATATAAAAGATCATAATATGGAGATATTCGCTGAAATGCATAAGGCTGTAGGGATGTACACTGAAGAGATAGAAAAAGAAATGTCCTTATTGGACAATATGCTTACTATGGGAGGTATTGCTGGACTCTTAATAGCAGTCGTCTCTATAGTATTTATCAGAAGAACTGTTATTAGGCATTTGGAAGAGTTAGATAGGATCACCGACGAAATGGCCAATAGGAACTATAACGTGGAGCCTAAAGTGAGGTTCTACAATGATGAAATAGGAAAAATATATAATAACATACTGAAGGTGCTTAATAATCTCAGAGAAGATATGGAGAAAGAAATGGAGAAAGAAGAAAAATTAAGAAATCTGTTTGATAGAATATCTGAGGTTATGAATAGTTTGGCTAATGGAGATTTCACCGTTAGAATGAAAGAAGTAGGTGAGTTTAAACTCATAGGAGATACGATTAACAAAGCAGTGGAAAACGTAGCACAACTTATTAAAGACTTAAGAGACCATATAGACAGACTAAACGATGAAATTGACAGACTTAAAGAAGAAGCAGAAAAGGCAAAGGAGATCTCAGACCAGGTGGCAGACGCAGCCTCCCAGGTAGCCACTGCAGCCACAGACCAGTCCACAAAACTCCAGGACATCTCTCAGGAGTTGGAGGACACTACCAGGTTAATTGAGAACACAGCCCAGAGTGCAGAAGAAGGGGTAAAGGCTGCAGAGGAAGTAAGTAACTACTCAGAGGAGGGTGTAAAGAAGGTAGAAAATGCAATAACAACCATGCAGAATATCGCAAATGTAATAGACGAGTTAGGTAAGGCCATCCAGGAACTTGGAGAGGAGAGTAAGAAGATCAACGAGATTACAGTACTCATTAAAGACATTGCAGAGCAAACTGGACTCCTGGCCCTTAACGCCTCCATAGAGGCTGCCAGGGCCGGAGAGGCTGGGAGAGGTTTCGCAGTTGTTGCAAGTGAGATCAAGTCCCTGGCGGAGGAGATCGGGAAGTCTGTAGACGATATTAAGAGAACCATTTCAGAGATACAGAGTAAGATTGAGAAAACTGTAGATCTAGGTCTAACTGGAAAGGATGAGGTTGACAAAGGAGTTATTGCAATAGATGAGGTAAATAGTGCATTCCTCAAGATCAAGGATGGTGCCTATACTGCGTTGGAGAAGATAAACGTTATTAAGGAACATGCTGAAGAGTCCAACAACAACATCCACAGCGCCCTCAGAAACGTCCAAGATATCGCCTCTATCTCTGAGGAGTTTGCAGCAACTGCAGAAGAGTTGACCGCTAGTGCTGAAGAGCAGAATGGAGTTGTTGAGGAGGTCAGTAAGGCTATCGAGGAACTTGCTAGGATATCAGAAGAGGTCTCCGAGAATGTAAGTAAGTTCAGAGTATAA
- a CDS encoding DUF5612 domain-containing protein, which produces MEIGLTLIAHNRVGTLHRVTGIISKLGGNITYTQQFIRNDDTGLIYMEIENIEDKDNLLNTLKNLEGIIEVEIHSTLKKIFGKRIIIIGGGAQVSQVALGAIIEADRHNIRGERISIDTIPIVGEENLANAVLSVEKLPRVGLLVLAGSLMGGKITEAIKRLKERTGIYVISLKMFGSVPKVVDLVVTDPVQAGVIAVMTVAETAKFDINKVRGKVI; this is translated from the coding sequence ATGGAAATAGGGCTAACGTTGATAGCACATAATAGAGTAGGTACCTTACATAGAGTAACAGGTATTATTTCAAAGTTAGGGGGAAATATAACCTATACGCAGCAGTTTATAAGAAACGATGATACTGGACTGATCTATATGGAGATAGAGAATATAGAAGATAAGGATAACCTCTTAAATACTTTAAAAAATTTAGAGGGAATAATAGAGGTAGAGATCCACTCTACCCTTAAAAAGATCTTTGGGAAGAGGATAATAATAATAGGAGGAGGTGCTCAAGTCTCCCAGGTCGCCTTAGGGGCGATAATAGAGGCAGATAGACATAACATCCGAGGGGAGAGAATAAGTATAGATACTATCCCTATAGTTGGAGAGGAGAATTTAGCCAATGCAGTGCTTTCAGTTGAAAAACTTCCAAGAGTAGGATTGTTAGTTCTCGCTGGATCCCTTATGGGTGGGAAGATAACTGAAGCTATTAAAAGACTGAAAGAGAGAACTGGTATTTATGTTATCTCCTTGAAGATGTTTGGTAGTGTTCCTAAGGTGGTAGATCTAGTGGTAACTGATCCTGTACAGGCTGGAGTAATAGCAGTGATGACAGTTGCAGAGACTGCAAAATTTGATATTAATAAAGTTAGAGGGAAGGTTATCTAA